The proteins below come from a single Hippocampus zosterae strain Florida chromosome 5, ASM2543408v3, whole genome shotgun sequence genomic window:
- the brd9 gene encoding bromodomain-containing protein 9 isoform X3, translated as MGKKHKKHKPEWRTVDDYEDKALEKPLKIVLKVGGSEVTELSGSGHDSSYYDDRSDHERHKEKKKKKKKKSEKDKDKYVDDEERKRRKEEKRKKREREQNESEATPATAVSTGVPVEPFTISKTLNIKVEPEEKKRKKEKFESEAEFEEFHPSVKVEVEHQGERPMRACRTQHENESTPRQLLLEHFLRQLQRKDAHGFFAFPVTDAIAPNYSMIIKHPMDFSTMKDKITNNEYNTVTEFKADFKLMCDNAMVYNRPETVYYKAAKKLLHTGFKMMSKDMAAILGDEELAADLPPAEIIPMPVESAKKSKKQPVKDMNYLFEPEGNACSLTDSTAEEHVLALVEHSADEARDRINRYMPNSKIGYLQKESDTSLVYTVVNQLDPDAEEEETHKVDLSSLSNKLLPGLTTLGFKDDRRHKVTFLSSAYNIQTLQKNSVFPDLLPDESDLLCSAYGDETGVQCALSILDFVQGCGNVTKRWVDGLLDKMTGGDHTKAANHIRQKRNMMLKPDETKTGLCDMQMVDGTGLGESSSVLDFMSLKNYPDMSLDISMLNTLGKGVKKEPGNEEGQQHFDEADKLLQEFQEAQVDRVGSRPSSNLSSLSNASERDQHHLGSPSQSEMVHDPYEFLQSPESESPANN; from the exons ATGGGgaagaaacacaagaaacaTAAACCGGAGTGGAGAACAGTGGATG ACTATGAGGACAAGGCATTGGAGAAGCCGCTAAAGATTGTGCTCAAAGTCGGAGGTAGTGAAGTGACGGAACTCTCAGGTTCGGGCCATGACTCCAGCTACTATGACGACAGATCAGACCATGAGCGccacaaagagaaaaagaagaagaaaaagaaaaagtctgaAAAGGATAAGGACAAATATGTGGACGATGAAGAAAGAAAACGACGGAAG GaggaaaagaggaagaaaagagagcgagagcaaAATGAATCGGAAGCAACACCTGCCACTGCGGTTAGCACCGGTGTGCCTGTCGAACCGTTTACTATATCAAAAACTTTGAATATCAAAGTAGAG CCAGAAGAGAagaaaaggaagaaggagaagttTGAGAGTGAGGCCGAATTTGAGGAATTTCACCCCAGTGTGAAGGTCGAAGTGGAGCACCAAGGAGAAAGGCCCATGCGAGCATGTCGGACACAGCATG AGAATGAGTCCACTCCTCGGCAGCTATTACTTGAGCACTTCCTGCGCCAGCTACAGAG AAAAGATGCCCATGGTTTCTTTGCCTTCCCAGTAACTGATGCGATTGCTCCCAATTACTCAATGATCATCAAACACCCAATGGACTTCAGCACCATGAAAGACAAGATTACAAACAATGAGTACAACACAGTGACAGAATTCAAG GCAGACTTTAAGCTGATGTGTGACAACGCCATGGTTTACAACCGCCCAGAGACGGTCTACTATAAGGCAGCAAAGAAACTTCTGCATACTGGGTTTAAGATGATGAGCAAGG acatggcagccattttgggagaCGAAGAACTCGCGGCTGATCTACCTCCAGCGGAGATAATTCCTATGCCAGTGGAATCAGccaaaaagtcaaagaaacAACCTGTGAAAGACATGAA CTACCTTTTTGAGCCAGAGGGGAACGCCTGCAGCCTGACTGACAGCACTGCAGAGGAACACGTACTAGCCCTGGTGGAACATTCGGCTGATGAAGCCCGAGATCGGATCAACAGATATATGCCGAACTCAAAG ATAGGCTACTTGCAGAAAGAGTCCGACACGTCTCTTGTGTACACTGTCGTCAATCAGCTCGATCCCGATGCAGAAG AAGAAGAGACCCACAAAGTGGATTTGAGTTCACTGTCAAATAAGCTTCTTCCTGGATTAACGACGCTAGGCTTCAAAGACGACAGAAGACACAAAG TGACTTTCCTGAGTAGTGCCTACAACATTCAGACCCTTCAGAAGAACTCAGTCTTTCCAGACCTGCTACCCGATGAGTCGGACTTGTTGTGCTCAGCATATGGGGATGAAACCGGGGTACAGTGTGCTCTGAG CATACTGGACTTTGTCCAGGGCTGTGGAAATGTCACCAAGCGATGGGTCGATGGACTTCTGGATAAGATGACAGGAGGCGATCACACGAAAGCTGCCAATCACATCCGGCAG AAGAGGAACATGATGCTGAAACCCGACGAAACCAAGACCGGCCTCTGCGACATGCAG aTGGTGGATGGCACTGGTCTTGGAGAGAGCAGTTCAGTGTTGGACTTCATGTCCCTGAAGAATTATCCTGACATGTCTCTCGATATATCCATGCTCAACACATTAG GCAAAGGTGTGAAGAAAGAACCAGGAAACGAGGAGGGCCAGCAGCACTTTGATGAAGCTGACAAGCTTCTGCAGGAGTTTCAGGAGGCTCAGGTGGACAGAGTCGGCTCCAGGCCTTCGTCCAACCTGTCGTCCCTCTCCAACGCCTCCGAGAGGGATCAGCACCACTTGG GGAGCCCGTCACAGTCCGAAATGGTTCACGATCCCTACGAGTTCCTGCAGTCTCCGGAGTCAGAGAGCCCAGCCAATAACTGA
- the brd9 gene encoding bromodomain-containing protein 9 isoform X2 translates to MGKKHKKHKPEWRTVDDYEDKALEKPLKIVLKVGGSEVTELSGSGHDSSYYDDRSDHERHKEKKKKKKKKSEKDKDKYVDDEERKRRKEEKRKKREREQNESEATPATAVSTGVPVEPFTISKTLNIKVEPEEKKRKKEKFESEAEFEEFHPSVKVEVEHQGERPMRACRTQHENESTPRQLLLEHFLRQLQRKDAHGFFAFPVTDAIAPNYSMIIKHPMDFSTMKDKITNNEYNTVTEFKADFKLMCDNAMVYNRPETVYYKAAKKLLHTGFKMMSKDRLLVLKRSMSFMQDMAAILGDEELAADLPPAEIIPMPVESAKKSKKQPVKDMNYLFEPEGNACSLTDSTAEEHVLALVEHSADEARDRINRYMPNSKIGYLQKESDTSLVYTVVNQLDPDAEEETHKVDLSSLSNKLLPGLTTLGFKDDRRHKVTFLSSAYNIQTLQKNSVFPDLLPDESDLLCSAYGDETGVQCALSILDFVQGCGNVTKRWVDGLLDKMTGGDHTKAANHIRQKRNMMLKPDETKTGLCDMQMVDGTGLGESSSVLDFMSLKNYPDMSLDISMLNTLGKGVKKEPGNEEGQQHFDEADKLLQEFQEAQVDRVGSRPSSNLSSLSNASERDQHHLGSPSQSEMVHDPYEFLQSPESESPANN, encoded by the exons ATGGGgaagaaacacaagaaacaTAAACCGGAGTGGAGAACAGTGGATG ACTATGAGGACAAGGCATTGGAGAAGCCGCTAAAGATTGTGCTCAAAGTCGGAGGTAGTGAAGTGACGGAACTCTCAGGTTCGGGCCATGACTCCAGCTACTATGACGACAGATCAGACCATGAGCGccacaaagagaaaaagaagaagaaaaagaaaaagtctgaAAAGGATAAGGACAAATATGTGGACGATGAAGAAAGAAAACGACGGAAG GaggaaaagaggaagaaaagagagcgagagcaaAATGAATCGGAAGCAACACCTGCCACTGCGGTTAGCACCGGTGTGCCTGTCGAACCGTTTACTATATCAAAAACTTTGAATATCAAAGTAGAG CCAGAAGAGAagaaaaggaagaaggagaagttTGAGAGTGAGGCCGAATTTGAGGAATTTCACCCCAGTGTGAAGGTCGAAGTGGAGCACCAAGGAGAAAGGCCCATGCGAGCATGTCGGACACAGCATG AGAATGAGTCCACTCCTCGGCAGCTATTACTTGAGCACTTCCTGCGCCAGCTACAGAG AAAAGATGCCCATGGTTTCTTTGCCTTCCCAGTAACTGATGCGATTGCTCCCAATTACTCAATGATCATCAAACACCCAATGGACTTCAGCACCATGAAAGACAAGATTACAAACAATGAGTACAACACAGTGACAGAATTCAAG GCAGACTTTAAGCTGATGTGTGACAACGCCATGGTTTACAACCGCCCAGAGACGGTCTACTATAAGGCAGCAAAGAAACTTCTGCATACTGGGTTTAAGATGATGAGCAAG GATCGCCTGTTGGTTTTGAAGCGCAGCATGTCTTTTATGCAAgacatggcagccattttgggagaCGAAGAACTCGCGGCTGATCTACCTCCAGCGGAGATAATTCCTATGCCAGTGGAATCAGccaaaaagtcaaagaaacAACCTGTGAAAGACATGAA CTACCTTTTTGAGCCAGAGGGGAACGCCTGCAGCCTGACTGACAGCACTGCAGAGGAACACGTACTAGCCCTGGTGGAACATTCGGCTGATGAAGCCCGAGATCGGATCAACAGATATATGCCGAACTCAAAG ATAGGCTACTTGCAGAAAGAGTCCGACACGTCTCTTGTGTACACTGTCGTCAATCAGCTCGATCCCGATGCAGAAG AAGAGACCCACAAAGTGGATTTGAGTTCACTGTCAAATAAGCTTCTTCCTGGATTAACGACGCTAGGCTTCAAAGACGACAGAAGACACAAAG TGACTTTCCTGAGTAGTGCCTACAACATTCAGACCCTTCAGAAGAACTCAGTCTTTCCAGACCTGCTACCCGATGAGTCGGACTTGTTGTGCTCAGCATATGGGGATGAAACCGGGGTACAGTGTGCTCTGAG CATACTGGACTTTGTCCAGGGCTGTGGAAATGTCACCAAGCGATGGGTCGATGGACTTCTGGATAAGATGACAGGAGGCGATCACACGAAAGCTGCCAATCACATCCGGCAG AAGAGGAACATGATGCTGAAACCCGACGAAACCAAGACCGGCCTCTGCGACATGCAG aTGGTGGATGGCACTGGTCTTGGAGAGAGCAGTTCAGTGTTGGACTTCATGTCCCTGAAGAATTATCCTGACATGTCTCTCGATATATCCATGCTCAACACATTAG GCAAAGGTGTGAAGAAAGAACCAGGAAACGAGGAGGGCCAGCAGCACTTTGATGAAGCTGACAAGCTTCTGCAGGAGTTTCAGGAGGCTCAGGTGGACAGAGTCGGCTCCAGGCCTTCGTCCAACCTGTCGTCCCTCTCCAACGCCTCCGAGAGGGATCAGCACCACTTGG GGAGCCCGTCACAGTCCGAAATGGTTCACGATCCCTACGAGTTCCTGCAGTCTCCGGAGTCAGAGAGCCCAGCCAATAACTGA
- the brd9 gene encoding bromodomain-containing protein 9 isoform X1, whose product MGKKHKKHKPEWRTVDDYEDKALEKPLKIVLKVGGSEVTELSGSGHDSSYYDDRSDHERHKEKKKKKKKKSEKDKDKYVDDEERKRRKEEKRKKREREQNESEATPATAVSTGVPVEPFTISKTLNIKVEPEEKKRKKEKFESEAEFEEFHPSVKVEVEHQGERPMRACRTQHENESTPRQLLLEHFLRQLQRKDAHGFFAFPVTDAIAPNYSMIIKHPMDFSTMKDKITNNEYNTVTEFKADFKLMCDNAMVYNRPETVYYKAAKKLLHTGFKMMSKDRLLVLKRSMSFMQDMAAILGDEELAADLPPAEIIPMPVESAKKSKKQPVKDMNYLFEPEGNACSLTDSTAEEHVLALVEHSADEARDRINRYMPNSKIGYLQKESDTSLVYTVVNQLDPDAEEEETHKVDLSSLSNKLLPGLTTLGFKDDRRHKVTFLSSAYNIQTLQKNSVFPDLLPDESDLLCSAYGDETGVQCALSILDFVQGCGNVTKRWVDGLLDKMTGGDHTKAANHIRQKRNMMLKPDETKTGLCDMQMVDGTGLGESSSVLDFMSLKNYPDMSLDISMLNTLGKGVKKEPGNEEGQQHFDEADKLLQEFQEAQVDRVGSRPSSNLSSLSNASERDQHHLGSPSQSEMVHDPYEFLQSPESESPANN is encoded by the exons ATGGGgaagaaacacaagaaacaTAAACCGGAGTGGAGAACAGTGGATG ACTATGAGGACAAGGCATTGGAGAAGCCGCTAAAGATTGTGCTCAAAGTCGGAGGTAGTGAAGTGACGGAACTCTCAGGTTCGGGCCATGACTCCAGCTACTATGACGACAGATCAGACCATGAGCGccacaaagagaaaaagaagaagaaaaagaaaaagtctgaAAAGGATAAGGACAAATATGTGGACGATGAAGAAAGAAAACGACGGAAG GaggaaaagaggaagaaaagagagcgagagcaaAATGAATCGGAAGCAACACCTGCCACTGCGGTTAGCACCGGTGTGCCTGTCGAACCGTTTACTATATCAAAAACTTTGAATATCAAAGTAGAG CCAGAAGAGAagaaaaggaagaaggagaagttTGAGAGTGAGGCCGAATTTGAGGAATTTCACCCCAGTGTGAAGGTCGAAGTGGAGCACCAAGGAGAAAGGCCCATGCGAGCATGTCGGACACAGCATG AGAATGAGTCCACTCCTCGGCAGCTATTACTTGAGCACTTCCTGCGCCAGCTACAGAG AAAAGATGCCCATGGTTTCTTTGCCTTCCCAGTAACTGATGCGATTGCTCCCAATTACTCAATGATCATCAAACACCCAATGGACTTCAGCACCATGAAAGACAAGATTACAAACAATGAGTACAACACAGTGACAGAATTCAAG GCAGACTTTAAGCTGATGTGTGACAACGCCATGGTTTACAACCGCCCAGAGACGGTCTACTATAAGGCAGCAAAGAAACTTCTGCATACTGGGTTTAAGATGATGAGCAAG GATCGCCTGTTGGTTTTGAAGCGCAGCATGTCTTTTATGCAAgacatggcagccattttgggagaCGAAGAACTCGCGGCTGATCTACCTCCAGCGGAGATAATTCCTATGCCAGTGGAATCAGccaaaaagtcaaagaaacAACCTGTGAAAGACATGAA CTACCTTTTTGAGCCAGAGGGGAACGCCTGCAGCCTGACTGACAGCACTGCAGAGGAACACGTACTAGCCCTGGTGGAACATTCGGCTGATGAAGCCCGAGATCGGATCAACAGATATATGCCGAACTCAAAG ATAGGCTACTTGCAGAAAGAGTCCGACACGTCTCTTGTGTACACTGTCGTCAATCAGCTCGATCCCGATGCAGAAG AAGAAGAGACCCACAAAGTGGATTTGAGTTCACTGTCAAATAAGCTTCTTCCTGGATTAACGACGCTAGGCTTCAAAGACGACAGAAGACACAAAG TGACTTTCCTGAGTAGTGCCTACAACATTCAGACCCTTCAGAAGAACTCAGTCTTTCCAGACCTGCTACCCGATGAGTCGGACTTGTTGTGCTCAGCATATGGGGATGAAACCGGGGTACAGTGTGCTCTGAG CATACTGGACTTTGTCCAGGGCTGTGGAAATGTCACCAAGCGATGGGTCGATGGACTTCTGGATAAGATGACAGGAGGCGATCACACGAAAGCTGCCAATCACATCCGGCAG AAGAGGAACATGATGCTGAAACCCGACGAAACCAAGACCGGCCTCTGCGACATGCAG aTGGTGGATGGCACTGGTCTTGGAGAGAGCAGTTCAGTGTTGGACTTCATGTCCCTGAAGAATTATCCTGACATGTCTCTCGATATATCCATGCTCAACACATTAG GCAAAGGTGTGAAGAAAGAACCAGGAAACGAGGAGGGCCAGCAGCACTTTGATGAAGCTGACAAGCTTCTGCAGGAGTTTCAGGAGGCTCAGGTGGACAGAGTCGGCTCCAGGCCTTCGTCCAACCTGTCGTCCCTCTCCAACGCCTCCGAGAGGGATCAGCACCACTTGG GGAGCCCGTCACAGTCCGAAATGGTTCACGATCCCTACGAGTTCCTGCAGTCTCCGGAGTCAGAGAGCCCAGCCAATAACTGA